A genomic region of Microtus ochrogaster isolate Prairie Vole_2 chromosome 15, MicOch1.0, whole genome shotgun sequence contains the following coding sequences:
- the Fam118a gene encoding protein FAM118A: MESVEKTTNRSEQKSRKFLKSLIRKQPQDLLLVIGTGVSAAVAPGIRALCSWRSCIEAVIEAAEQLEVLHPGDVAEFRRKVMKDRDLLVVAHDLIRKMSPRTGDTKPNFFQDCLMEVFDSLEQHIQNPVVLQSILSLMDRGTMVLTTNYDNLLEIFGQQQSKPMESLDLKDKTKVLQWARGHIKYGVLHIHGLYTDPCGMVLDPSGYKDVTQDPEVMEVLQNLYRTKSFLFVGCGETLRDQIFQALFLYSVPNKVDLEHYMVVLKENEDHFFKHQADMLLHGIKVVSYGGCFDLFPGYVQDLATQICKQRSPDAERVDSTTLLGNACQDCAKRKLEENGIEVTKKVRQSDTDDAGGS, from the exons ATGGAGTCAGTGGAAAAGACAACGAACAGAAGTGAACAGAAATCAAG aaagtttTTAAAGAGCCTCATTAGGAAACAACCTCAGGACCTGCTCCTGGTCATTGGGACTGGTGTGAGCGCAGCAGTGGCCCCCGGGATCCGCGCGCTCTGCTCTTGGAGGAGCTGTATTGAGGCAGTCATCGAGGCTGCAGAGCAGCTGGAGGTTCTGCACCCTGGGGACGTTGCCGAGTTCCGGAGGAAGGTGATGAAAGACCGGGACCTGCTGGTTGTGGCCCATGATCTGATCCGGAAAATGTCTCCT CGCACAGGTGACACCAAGCCCAACTTCTTCCAGGATTGTCTAATGGAGGTTTTTGACAGCTTGGAACAGCACATCCAGAACCCTGTGGTGCTACAGTCCATCCTCAGCCTGATGGACAGAGGCACCATGGTGCTGACTACCAACTATGACAACTTGCTGGAGATCTTTGGGCAGCAGCAGAGCAAGCCCATGGAGTCCCTGGACTTGAAGGACAAGACAAAG GTCCTTCAGTGGGCAAGAGGCCACATCAAGTATGGTGTTCTTCATATTCATGGCTTGTACACAGACCCCTGTGGGATGGTCCTGGATCCATCGGGCTATAAAGACGTCACTCAAGATCCAGAAGTAATG GAAGTCCTGCAAAACCTGTACCGCACCAAGTCTTTCCTGTTTGTGGGCTGTGGAGAGACCCTGCGCGACCAGATATTCCAAGCTCTCTTCTTATACTCGGTGCCAAACAAGGTGGACTTAGAGCACTATATGGTAGTGCTCAAGGAAAACGAAGACCACTTCTTCAAGCATCAAGCAGATATGCTTCTGCATGGAATTAAAGTGGTGTCCTATGGGGGCTGTTTTGATCTTTTCCCAGGCTATGTGCAAGACCTTGCCACTCAGATCTGCAAACAGCGAAGTCCAG ATGCTGAGCGAGTGGACAGCACCACTTTATTGG gtaatgCATGTCAGGATTGTGCGAAGAGGAAGTTGGAAGAAAATGGAATTGAAGTTACAAAAAAAGTCAGACAGTCAGATACTG ATGATGCTGGAGGGTCTTGa
- the Upk3a gene encoding uroplakin-3a isoform X1, whose amino-acid sequence MLLLWALLALGCLRCGWTVNLQPQLASVTFATNNPTLTTVALEKPLCLFDSSEPLSGTYNVYLYAMVDSASSRNVSVQSSAGTPLNTTSQQTQGGRSGPYKAAAFDLTPCGDLPSLDAVGDVTQASEILNAYLVRVGDNGTCLWDPNFQGLCNPPLTAATEYRFKYVLVNMSTGLVQDETLWSDPIRTNQPIPYSAIDTWPGRRSGGMIVITSILGSLPFFLLVGFAGAIVLSFVDMGNSDGETTHDSQITQEAVPKTLGSSEPSYASVNRGPSLDRAEVFTSKLQD is encoded by the exons ATGCTCCTGCTCTGGGCCCTGCTGGCCCTCGGATGCCTGCGGTGTGGATGGA CTGTGAACCTCCAGCCCCAACTGGCCAGCGTGACTTTTGCCACCAATAACCCCACCCTCACCACCGTGGCCTTGGAGAAACCTCTGTGCCTGTTCGATAGCTCAGAGCCACTCAGCGGTACTTACAACGTTTACCTCTATGCCATGGTGGACTCAG CCAGCTCCAGGAATGTGTCTGTACAGAGCAGTGCCGGAACTCCACTCAACACCACCTCCCAGCAAACCCAGGGCGGGAGGTCGGGCCCCTACAAAGCTGCGGCCTTTGACCTGACCCCTTGCGGTGACTTGCCCAGCCTGGATGCTGTTGGAGATGTGACCCAGGCCTCAGAGATCCTGAACGCATACCTAGTCAGGGTGGGCGACAATGGGACCTGCCTTTGGGACCCCAACTTCCAGGGGCTCTGCAACCCACCCCTGACGGCAGCTACTGAATACAG GTTCAAATACGTCCTGGTCAACATGTCCACAGGCTTGGTACAAGACGAGACTCTATGGTCGGATCCCATCCGTACCAACCAGC CTATCCCGTACTCAGCCATCGACACATGGCCGGGCCGGCGGAGCGGAGGCATGATTGTCATCACTTCCATTCTGGGCTCCCTACCTTTCTTCCTGCTTGTGGGCTTTGCTGGAGCCATTGTCCTCAGCTTTGT gGACATGGGCAACTCTGATGGGGAAACAACACATGACTCACAGATCACCCAGGAGGCTGTCCCCAAGACCCTGGGGTCCTCCGAGCCTTCCTACGCGTCTGTGAACCGTGGCCCATCCCTAGACAGAGCCGAGGTGTTCACCAGCAAGCTCCAAGACTGA
- the Upk3a gene encoding uroplakin-3a isoform X2: MLLLWALLALGCLRCGWTVNLQPQLASVTFATNNPTLTTVALEKPLCLFDSSEPLSGTYNVYLYAMVDSAIPYSAIDTWPGRRSGGMIVITSILGSLPFFLLVGFAGAIVLSFVDMGNSDGETTHDSQITQEAVPKTLGSSEPSYASVNRGPSLDRAEVFTSKLQD, encoded by the exons ATGCTCCTGCTCTGGGCCCTGCTGGCCCTCGGATGCCTGCGGTGTGGATGGA CTGTGAACCTCCAGCCCCAACTGGCCAGCGTGACTTTTGCCACCAATAACCCCACCCTCACCACCGTGGCCTTGGAGAAACCTCTGTGCCTGTTCGATAGCTCAGAGCCACTCAGCGGTACTTACAACGTTTACCTCTATGCCATGGTGGACTCAG CTATCCCGTACTCAGCCATCGACACATGGCCGGGCCGGCGGAGCGGAGGCATGATTGTCATCACTTCCATTCTGGGCTCCCTACCTTTCTTCCTGCTTGTGGGCTTTGCTGGAGCCATTGTCCTCAGCTTTGT gGACATGGGCAACTCTGATGGGGAAACAACACATGACTCACAGATCACCCAGGAGGCTGTCCCCAAGACCCTGGGGTCCTCCGAGCCTTCCTACGCGTCTGTGAACCGTGGCCCATCCCTAGACAGAGCCGAGGTGTTCACCAGCAAGCTCCAAGACTGA